In Candidatus Limnocylindrales bacterium, the sequence GTCGGAAGCCTCGTCGAAGAAACGGGCGTCGCTGTGGATCCTCTGCGGACGCGAGGCGCTCGCGAACCACGATCCGGGCGGTCTCGATGTTCTTGACGCAAGCGCCGAGGATTTCCGCGACAGGCTGCTGCTCGAAAACCATACGCTCAAACGTGCGCTCACCGACCCGCGCCTGTTCAGCGGGATAGGCAACGCGTACTCCGACGAAATCCTGCATCGTGCACGGCTTTCGCCGCTGCTTCTGACGCAGCGCCTCGGTGCCGACCAGGTGGCCGGCCTTCATGCCGCCACGCGCGAAGTTCTCGAGGAATGGATCGAGCGGCTTCGCTCCCAGACCGGAGACGCATTTCCCGAGAAGGTCACTGCGTTCCGCCCGGAGATGGCTGTGCACGGCCGTTACGGAAAGCCCTGCCCGGTGTGCGCGAATCCGGTGCAGCGCATCGCGTATGCGGACAGCGAGACCAACTACTGCGCGGTCTGCCAGAACGAGGGCCGCCTGCTGTCCGATCGTGCGCTCGCACGGCTGATGCACGACGACTGGCCGCGAACGCTCGCCGAGCTCGAGGAAAAGCGGCAGCGGAGCCGGCTGACGCCGTAGCTCAGGACGCGCGCAGCGCCTGCACGACCGGCGCGCGCGCCGCGCGGATCGCCGGAAACAGACCGCCGACGAGCCCGATCGCGAGCGCCCATGCGAGGCCTTCGGCGATCAGCCCGGGACTCACGCGGAAATCGAATGCGACCTGCGAGAACGTGTTGAAGTTGAGCGTCGACAGCGACGCTCCGTTGCAATAGACCCACGCTGCGGCGGCGCCGATCACGCCGCCGAGCATCGCGAGCAGCAGCGCTTCGATCATGATCGAGACGACCACCGGCGTGCTGCCGAATCCGATCGCACGCAGCGTTGCGATCTCGACCTGGCGGCTGGCGACCGCGGAATACATGCAGTTGAGTGCGCCGAACGTCGCACCGACCGCCATGAACGACGAGACGATGTACCCGAGCACGTCGATCAGCGACGACAGCAGCTCCGACTGCTTCGCGTAGTACTGCGGCTCGCGCAGGACCTTGATCGAGAATCGAGGATCGGCGCCGATCGCGCGCACGAGATCGTCGAACGCAGACTCCGATTCGAGCCTTGCAGTCAGCGACTGGTAGCTCTGGCGCCGGAAGTTCGACATCGCGGTGGCCGCGTCGGCCCAGATCTCGGTCTCGTGCACGTCTCCGCCCGTGCGGAAGATTCCCGTCACGGTCCACTCGCTGTCGCGCAGCTTGAGGCGGCTTCCGACCTCGAGTCCGGCGAACTCGCCGGCGGCTTTCTGTCCGGCGATCACCTCGCGGCGCCCCGGCTCGAAGCGCCGGCCTTCGACGATCTCGATCTCGCTGCGGATCTCGAACGCCGTTCCCTCGACGCCGCGCACCGGAACGTTGTTGGGATCGGACTGGCCCTTGCGCGGAAGGTCGACCATCAGGACCAACTCGGCCGACGACAGCGGGCGGCCGCTCGCGGTCTGGCGGATTCCCGGCATTGCCGACAGCAGCACGGCCTGTTCGCGGGTGATGTCGCTCGACATCTCGGCGTCCGAGCCGGCGCGCAGCATGATCACGCGGTCGCTGCGTCCGGTGGATGCGAGCGTGTGCTGGAAGCCGCGCGACATCGCGAGCACCGAGACCAGCACGCCGACCACTCCGGCAATGCCGACGACGATCACGAGCGAGCTTCCGAGCCGCTGCGGGATCGTCCACAGGTTGACGAGCGTGATCTGCGCGATCTGCCGCAAAAGTGCGATGCCCGCCATCGTTGCCATCTTCATCTGCCCGCGAGCGCGTCGACGATCTTCAGGCGCCGCGCGCGAAGCGCCGGAGGAAGCCCGATGGCGACCGACAGCACGCTCGCGATGGCGATTGCGGCGAGCCACGTGGACGCCGAGACGAACAGCGGCGGGAAGCGACCGCCGGTCGAGCTGTTGAGCGCCGGCATGATCCCGACCGCGAAGCTCATGCCGATCGAGCATCCGAGAAGCATCAGCAGCCCGGCTTCGGCCAGCACCAGCGCGGTCACGCGCGCGTCCGAGAACCCGAGCGTCTTCAGTACTGCCATCTCCGGAATCCGCTCGCGCAGCGACTGCGCCATCGTGTTGCCGGTCAGCAGCAGGATCGTGAAGAACACGGCCGCAAGGATGCGTCGCACGAGCACGCCGATGTCGCCGATCTGCTTGGCGAAGCCGAGCGCGAATTCCTTTTCGGGCTGCGTGCGCGTCTCGTGCGGCGAATTCTGGAACATCCGGTCGATCTCCTGCGCGACGGCGTGCGGATCGGCCGACAGGCTCACCCGGATCGTGTACCAGCCTGTGGTTCCCGTGCCCGTCGCGCGCGCTTCGTCAAAGTACGCCGCGTTGATCAGCACCATGTCGGTGTTGCCGCGCACCGCCGGGTCGTCGGCGTCGATCGTGCCGACGAGGTCGAACTCCCAGTTCATGTCGCCGTCTTTCTTCGGATAGATCTCCGAGCTGATCGGCAGCTTCTGGCCGATCTTCCAGCCGAACCGCTCGACGAGGCGCTTGCCGGCAAGCGCGCCGGTTCGCGTCTCGATGGCGCGCTCGCGCTCGGCCGGCGGCACGACGAACTCCGAGTACATGTCGAGGTAGCGGGCCGGATCGGCGGCGATCACCGGGAACGCGTTGCTCTGGTTCTGGTACTTGCCGCCGAACCAGTCGCAGCCGACCGCCTCGGTGACGTCGCGCAGCTGCTCGATGCGGCCGCGATACGACTGCGGGAGAGACTCGATGAACGAATACCGGGAGATCGTCAGCAGCCGCCTCGCATCGGCGGTGTCCGCGCCGGCTTCGAACGCAAGCTGGACCGCCTGCAGCAGACCGAACAGCACGAACGCGATCACGACCGACAGCAGCGTCAGGATCGTGCGCGTCTTGCGGCGGAACAGCGCCGCCCACAGCAGCGGAAAGTACTTCATTGCGGATGGCTGATTGCGGCCGCGTGCGCGTCGAGCATCGATCCCTTGTCGAGATGGACGATCCGGCGCGCGTGGTCGGCAGCCTTCGGGTCGTGCGTAACCATGACGATGGTCTTGCCGTGGTCGCGATTGAGTGACTGCAGCAGAGAAAGAATGTCGTCGGCCGTGGCGCGGTCGAGATCGCCGGTCGGCTCGTCGCAGACCAGCAGCAGCGGATCCGAGACGAGCGCACGCGCAATCGCGACGCGCTGCTCCTGTCCGCCGGAAAGCTCGCGCGGCTTGTGCCCGGCGCGGTTTTCGAGGCCGACGAGCGTGAGCGCGATGAATGCGCGTTCGCGACGCTCGGCCGCCGGCAGGTCGGTCAGCAGCAGCGGCAGTTCGACGTTGCGCTGCGCCGACAGCGCCGGCAGCAGATTGTAGAACTGGAAGACGAATCCGACGTTCTGCGCGCGCCAGCGCGCGAGCTCGCCGCTCGTCATGCGGTCGATCCTCTGTCCGCCGACAACGATGACGCCCTCGGTCGGCACGTCGAGGCCTCCGATCAGGTTGAGCAGCGTCGTCTTGCCGGAGCCCGACGGTCCCATCAGCGCAACGAAGTCTCCGCGCGGAATGTCGAGGTCGACGTGGTGCAGCACTTCGATCGTCTCGCCGCCGCGGTGGTAGTGCTTGGTAAGGCCGCGTACCTCGACGAGCACGTCCGCCGCGGTGCCTCGCGGATGACCGTTCGCGTCCATCAGCCCGGTTCCGACAGCCGCACCGCGCTTCCGTCGCCGATTCCCTCGCCGGGAGAGACGACGACGCGCTCGCCGGCGGCGACGCCGCTCAGCACCTGGCGATCGTTCTGTGCGCTCTCGCCGAGCGTGACCGGACGTCGCCGTACGGTTCCATTGTCGTAGACGAGCACCGCTGAGGAGCCGCCTTCCGACAGCACGGCCTCGTTCGGGATCCATACGCCGCGCGCGATGGCTTCGCGGTCGGCGCCGAGGAACGCGACGCGCACGCCCATCTCCGGGACGATGCGCGGATCTTTCACCAGGATCGCGACGCGCACCTTGATCGTGGCCTTGCTGCGGTCGGCGGTCGGAATCACCGCGATCACTTTGCCCGGGATCTTCCAGTCCGGATACGCGTTGAGCGTGGCCTCGACCGGCTGCCCCGCCGTGACGCGGCCGATGAACGATTCGTTGACGTCGACTTCGATCTCGAGCGAATTCATGTCGACGATCGTGCCGATGCCGGTGCGCGTGAAGCCGCCGCCGGCGGAAATCGGCGAGATCATCTCGCCGGGCATCGCCGCCGTCTCGACGACGACACCGGAGAACGGCGCGCGAACTACCGTATTGTCGAGCTGGACCTGCGCGACGTCGACGGACTGCTCGGCGACCTGGATCTGCTGCACGGCATTGGCGAGGCGCGCCCGCAGCGTATCGCGGGCCGCGCGCGCCCGTTCCATGTCCTGCATCGCAGCGACTTTCTCGCGCGCCAGCGACTCCTGGCGCGCATAGTCGCGCTCGGACTGCGCGAGGTCGGCGCGAAGCACGTCGACCTCGGTGCGGGCGGCCTCGAGCTGGGCCTTCGCGAGGCTGAGCTGGGCTTTGGCTTCCGCGTCGTCGAGCCGGGCCAGCACGGCGCCGGCTTCGACGCGCATGCCTTCCTCGATCAGGACCTCGACGACCTTGCCGGTAATCTTGGAGGAGACGGTCGCCTCGAGCCGCGCGACGACGTAACCGCTGGCGTCGAGCACCGAGGTGTCGCCCGCAACTTCGGCGGCGGCGCGCGCAACGGCGGTCCGGACGACCGGCCGTTCCTTGACGCCGGTGAAAAACCAGAGGAGCCCGCCGCCAGCGACGAGAACCGCGGCGGCTGCGAGAAGCCTGCGCCGCGACGACGCGGGTGCGGAGCGACCGCTCGAGCGGTCGCGGTCGAGTCGGAGCCTGTCCACGAGCTGGGCCCGGTCTGTGTCGCGTTGTTCGGCCATGGCGCGTGGTCGAGCTCGCAAGATTGCTGCGGATCGGATGAGGACGCCAACGTTCGCGTGACTCGCCGAGAGCGTTGCACGAAGGGGAGGGCGGGAAGCTCTGATTACGCAGCGGGAGAGAAGACGGCAGCCGCATTAGCGACAGAATGTGATTTCCCCGCGGGAGGAGTGCCGGGGTTTCGCCTCATGCGCTGCCGTCCTCAGCCTGAAATTGTTCCTGCATCGATACTGCGCCAGCCGAAGCGACCGACCGGCCGAAGATCGGCGTCAAGCGCGCGCACGACGGCGAGGCGGCCGGGGTCGAAAGAAAGATCGAGGAAGAACGATGAAGGCCTGCGTGCAGACTAACGGACCTGTTACGAGACGTCGCCGCCGCTCTCGCCATTCCTGCCTCCGGGATCGATCGCATCCCGAGCCGCAACCCGCTGCAGTCCGGAACGGCCGCATCCTGCGCGCGCGGATGAGGCTTCGTCAATCGGCAATTCTGCGTTCGTGTGCAGGAGCGCGTGCAGAAGAATGTGCCCGACGTGCCTGTCCCGCGTCATATGTGACCGCGATTGCAGATCCCCCGGAAATCAGGGCAGCTCGATGTTCCACCCGGCGGCATCGTCGAACACGACATGCTCGACCACAAGCTGGTCGTGAAAAGCCTGATCTTCGCTGAGCCCGGGCGTCATCCATAGCCCCACCGGACTCTCCAGGAAGATCGTCGCGTACAGGGTAAGCGCCGCAAGATAGCGCCCGCGCTCGCTCGCGTGGTGCCCGTCGCGGCTCCACAGCTCGGCGTCCGGCTCGGCAAGTAGAATCTCGCGAAACACCCAGCCGATCGGTGCGACGGCGGCGTCGAGCTCGAACGCGATCGGAACGTAGCCGGTGCTGCCTTCAGGCTCGCCGCGCAGGTCGTCGTAATCGGCAAGCTCGGCGTCGCGATCGCGCCACGTCATGAAGAAGACCGTTCGGCCGGCGATTTCGCGATCGAGCGCGCGCGCACTCTGATAACCGCGCTCCTCGGAGATGCCGTCGCTCTGTTCCTGCAGCACGACGGTCTGCC encodes:
- a CDS encoding DNA-formamidopyrimidine glycosylase family protein; protein product: MPELPDITLYREALERRLAGVTLESLAIRGPSLLKTVDPPPSACEGRRVAHIERIGKRIVFALEGELFIVLHLMIAGRLHWKNPGARLNARGLLATWTFPTGVLTLSEASSKKRASLWILCGREALANHDPGGLDVLDASAEDFRDRLLLENHTLKRALTDPRLFSGIGNAYSDEILHRARLSPLLLTQRLGADQVAGLHAATREVLEEWIERLRSQTGDAFPEKVTAFRPEMAVHGRYGKPCPVCANPVQRIAYADSETNYCAVCQNEGRLLSDRALARLMHDDWPRTLAELEEKRQRSRLTP
- a CDS encoding ABC transporter permease; amino-acid sequence: MAGIALLRQIAQITLVNLWTIPQRLGSSLVIVVGIAGVVGVLVSVLAMSRGFQHTLASTGRSDRVIMLRAGSDAEMSSDITREQAVLLSAMPGIRQTASGRPLSSAELVLMVDLPRKGQSDPNNVPVRGVEGTAFEIRSEIEIVEGRRFEPGRREVIAGQKAAGEFAGLEVGSRLKLRDSEWTVTGIFRTGGDVHETEIWADAATAMSNFRRQSYQSLTARLESESAFDDLVRAIGADPRFSIKVLREPQYYAKQSELLSSLIDVLGYIVSSFMAVGATFGALNCMYSAVASRQVEIATLRAIGFGSTPVVVSIMIEALLLAMLGGVIGAAAAWVYCNGASLSTLNFNTFSQVAFDFRVSPGLIAEGLAWALAIGLVGGLFPAIRAARAPVVQALRAS
- a CDS encoding ABC transporter permease, whose amino-acid sequence is MKYFPLLWAALFRRKTRTILTLLSVVIAFVLFGLLQAVQLAFEAGADTADARRLLTISRYSFIESLPQSYRGRIEQLRDVTEAVGCDWFGGKYQNQSNAFPVIAADPARYLDMYSEFVVPPAERERAIETRTGALAGKRLVERFGWKIGQKLPISSEIYPKKDGDMNWEFDLVGTIDADDPAVRGNTDMVLINAAYFDEARATGTGTTGWYTIRVSLSADPHAVAQEIDRMFQNSPHETRTQPEKEFALGFAKQIGDIGVLVRRILAAVFFTILLLTGNTMAQSLRERIPEMAVLKTLGFSDARVTALVLAEAGLLMLLGCSIGMSFAVGIMPALNSSTGGRFPPLFVSASTWLAAIAIASVLSVAIGLPPALRARRLKIVDALAGR
- a CDS encoding ABC transporter ATP-binding protein, encoding MDANGHPRGTAADVLVEVRGLTKHYHRGGETIEVLHHVDLDIPRGDFVALMGPSGSGKTTLLNLIGGLDVPTEGVIVVGGQRIDRMTSGELARWRAQNVGFVFQFYNLLPALSAQRNVELPLLLTDLPAAERRERAFIALTLVGLENRAGHKPRELSGGQEQRVAIARALVSDPLLLVCDEPTGDLDRATADDILSLLQSLNRDHGKTIVMVTHDPKAADHARRIVHLDKGSMLDAHAAAISHPQ
- a CDS encoding efflux RND transporter periplasmic adaptor subunit gives rise to the protein MDRLRLDRDRSSGRSAPASSRRRLLAAAAVLVAGGGLLWFFTGVKERPVVRTAVARAAAEVAGDTSVLDASGYVVARLEATVSSKITGKVVEVLIEEGMRVEAGAVLARLDDAEAKAQLSLAKAQLEAARTEVDVLRADLAQSERDYARQESLAREKVAAMQDMERARAARDTLRARLANAVQQIQVAEQSVDVAQVQLDNTVVRAPFSGVVVETAAMPGEMISPISAGGGFTRTGIGTIVDMNSLEIEVDVNESFIGRVTAGQPVEATLNAYPDWKIPGKVIAVIPTADRSKATIKVRVAILVKDPRIVPEMGVRVAFLGADREAIARGVWIPNEAVLSEGGSSAVLVYDNGTVRRRPVTLGESAQNDRQVLSGVAAGERVVVSPGEGIGDGSAVRLSEPG